From one Pontibacillus sp. HMF3514 genomic stretch:
- a CDS encoding sulfite exporter TauE/SafE family protein, producing the protein MQEFDRERKKKMSGFVSVLAMGLLLGIKHSLEPDHVVAVSTLASENKSLKKSSLAGVVWGVGHTLTIALVGMIVFLLNIEITESVSGFFEVTVGVMIIYLGIRGVLSVFRSKPRKVSLFSPAIIGFIHGLAGSAAMIVLIVATIDTTVEAVLYLLVFGVGTVTGMMLFTVILGLPFTKCNLQAKWMNTLTVGIGFLSILFGTYYITSIYY; encoded by the coding sequence TTGCAAGAATTTGATAGAGAGAGGAAGAAGAAAATGAGTGGGTTCGTTTCGGTGTTGGCTATGGGGTTATTGTTGGGAATTAAACACTCCCTTGAACCAGATCATGTTGTGGCAGTATCAACACTTGCCAGTGAAAATAAAAGTCTAAAAAAATCATCATTAGCAGGAGTTGTATGGGGTGTTGGTCATACACTAACTATTGCTTTAGTGGGAATGATTGTATTTCTTCTAAATATCGAGATAACTGAAAGTGTATCAGGATTTTTTGAAGTCACCGTTGGTGTGATGATTATTTATCTTGGGATTCGTGGAGTCCTTTCTGTTTTCCGTTCAAAACCTAGAAAAGTAAGCCTGTTTTCGCCTGCCATTATAGGTTTTATACATGGTTTAGCTGGTAGTGCTGCTATGATAGTGTTGATTGTAGCGACAATCGATACAACTGTTGAAGCTGTGCTATACTTACTTGTATTTGGGGTTGGAACGGTTACAGGGATGATGTTATTTACCGTTATTTTGGGTTTACCTTTTACGAAATGTAATCTACAAGCTAAGTGGATGAATACCTTAACAGTAGGCATCGGATTTTTAAGTATTCTATTTGGCACCTATTACATTACATCTATCTATTACTAA
- the larE gene encoding ATP-dependent sacrificial sulfur transferase LarE codes for MIEQKLERLKNNLRELDSIVVAFSGGVDSTFLLKVALDTLGKDRVLAVTADSETYPQHELEEAKRLATQLDASHQVIETSELSIPGYVENDKNRCYFCKKGLFEEVYPIMNEHGFKNIVYGLIADDNSEYRPGARAAKEYHVRGPLEEVDFHKEEIRALSKEYGLPTWDKPSFACLSSRIAYGERITQEKLDKVEKSELYLKGLGIRQMRVRTHEDIARIEVEPQDMSIVLENHEDIQETIQSYGYKYVTLDLQGYKSGSMNKGIGL; via the coding sequence ATGATAGAACAGAAACTTGAACGTCTGAAAAATAATCTGCGAGAGTTAGATTCCATTGTCGTTGCCTTTTCGGGAGGGGTGGATAGCACATTTTTATTAAAAGTGGCCTTAGACACTCTTGGGAAAGATCGCGTGTTGGCTGTCACAGCAGATTCTGAAACATACCCTCAGCATGAACTTGAAGAAGCGAAGCGGTTAGCCACGCAACTTGATGCTAGCCACCAAGTGATTGAGACTTCTGAGCTATCGATTCCTGGGTATGTAGAAAACGACAAAAACCGTTGTTACTTTTGTAAAAAAGGATTGTTTGAAGAAGTTTATCCAATTATGAATGAGCATGGATTTAAGAATATTGTCTATGGTTTAATTGCAGATGATAACAGTGAGTATCGTCCAGGTGCTCGGGCAGCAAAAGAATATCATGTACGAGGTCCTTTAGAGGAAGTAGATTTTCATAAAGAGGAGATTCGAGCTCTGTCAAAAGAATACGGACTCCCTACATGGGATAAGCCATCGTTTGCTTGTCTATCATCTCGAATTGCTTATGGAGAGCGTATCACTCAAGAAAAGTTAGATAAGGTCGAGAAATCAGAGCTCTACCTCAAAGGCTTAGGGATAAGACAGATGCGTGTTCGTACTCATGAGGACATTGCCAGAATTGAGGTTGAACCTCAGGATATGTCTATTGTTCTAGAGAACCATGAAGATATTCAAGAGACCATTCAGTCCTACGGTTATAAATATGTTACGTTAGATCTGCAAGGTTATAAGAGTGGTAGTATGAATAAAGGGATTGGATTGTAA
- the larB gene encoding nickel pincer cofactor biosynthesis protein LarB has translation MKNTDMDNILQQVQEGNLSIEDAKSKLTPFHDMGYAKLDHNRQDRTGFPEVVYGEGKSAEQIIRIIEALKEKTNRVLATRIDSEKASIILESIPDLDHNEDARTLFWRHKDEPTYLYDGYVSIVCAGTSDLNVAEEAAVTAEAFGSPVKRIYDVGVAGIHRLFHYLEDIEQAEATVVVAGMEGALASVVGGLIQNPIVAVPTSVGYGANFQGMSALLSMLNACSPGISVVNIDNGFGAGYYVSLIHKNTQTEG, from the coding sequence ATGAAGAATACAGATATGGATAACATTTTACAACAAGTTCAAGAGGGTAACTTAAGCATAGAGGATGCAAAATCCAAATTAACTCCTTTTCATGATATGGGTTATGCGAAATTGGATCACAACCGCCAAGACCGAACGGGGTTTCCGGAGGTTGTCTATGGAGAGGGCAAAAGTGCAGAGCAAATCATTCGGATCATAGAAGCGCTTAAAGAAAAGACCAACCGAGTATTAGCAACTCGAATAGATTCAGAGAAAGCATCTATCATTCTGGAATCCATTCCAGACCTGGATCATAACGAGGATGCTCGAACACTATTTTGGCGTCATAAAGATGAACCAACTTACTTGTACGATGGGTATGTTTCTATTGTGTGTGCTGGCACATCTGATTTAAATGTTGCAGAAGAAGCGGCTGTTACGGCTGAAGCATTTGGTTCACCAGTGAAACGTATTTACGATGTTGGCGTAGCAGGGATTCATAGATTATTTCACTACTTAGAGGATATTGAACAAGCTGAAGCTACAGTCGTAGTAGCTGGAATGGAAGGGGCTTTAGCTAGTGTAGTAGGTGGACTTATCCAAAATCCAATTGTAGCTGTTCCAACTAGTGTCGGATATGGAGCGAACTTTCAAGGAATGTCAGCTTTACTCTCCATGTTAAATGCGTGCTCTCCAGGTATTAGTGTGGTCAACATCGACAACGGTTTCGGTGCAGGCTATTACGTATCCCTTATTCATAAAAATACACAGACAGAAGGATGA
- a CDS encoding LarC family nickel insertion protein has protein sequence MKALYLDCFSGISGDMTIGALLDLGGDLGLLKEELKKLNIEEEYDIESNKVVKTGVSATKFDVLLHHEHVHVHEHVHTHAHEHSHSHDNHTHDHGHSHGHQTHENDHSHDHHHHHHHGHDHSHDHHHRHYSDIVELISQAGFNEHVEKMALKIFEKIGRAEAKIHNMPFEKVHFHEVGAVDSIIDIVGTCILMDQLQISKVYASNIPVGNGKIRIAHGLYPVPAPATLEIMKGIPIQRTNITGELTTPTGAAIVANFVEEYGPIPTMRVDDVGYGAGTKDFADHPNVLRAMMGTIE, from the coding sequence ATGAAAGCCTTATATCTAGATTGTTTCTCTGGGATTAGTGGAGATATGACCATCGGAGCCCTCTTAGACCTTGGCGGGGACCTGGGTTTGTTGAAAGAGGAATTGAAAAAGTTAAACATTGAAGAAGAGTATGATATCGAATCTAACAAAGTTGTGAAAACAGGTGTGTCAGCAACGAAGTTTGATGTACTTCTTCATCATGAGCATGTGCATGTTCACGAACATGTTCATACACATGCTCATGAACATAGTCACAGTCATGATAATCACACGCATGATCACGGCCACAGCCATGGTCATCAAACACATGAAAATGATCATAGTCATGATCATCATCATCACCATCACCATGGACATGACCATTCACATGATCATCACCACAGGCACTATTCAGACATTGTTGAACTCATTAGCCAAGCTGGCTTCAATGAGCATGTAGAGAAAATGGCACTAAAGATTTTTGAAAAGATAGGAAGGGCAGAAGCAAAAATACACAATATGCCTTTTGAGAAAGTACATTTCCATGAAGTAGGCGCAGTTGATTCGATTATTGATATTGTCGGTACGTGTATCCTAATGGACCAACTCCAAATTTCAAAAGTATATGCCTCAAATATACCGGTAGGGAACGGAAAAATCCGAATCGCTCATGGACTGTATCCCGTTCCAGCTCCGGCCACATTAGAAATTATGAAAGGCATTCCTATTCAGCGAACCAATATAACAGGTGAGCTAACGACTCCAACAGGAGCTGCCATTGTGGCTAACTTTGTAGAGGAGTATGGGCCAATTCCAACGATGCGAGTAGATGATGTTGGATATGGTGCTGGAACGAAAGACTTTGCAGACCATCCGAATGTATTACGCGCTATGATGGGGACAATCGAATAA
- a CDS encoding PrpR N-terminal domain-containing protein: MIKALVITPYEGLVEIVKEVAEEVDDFDIYIKQGNLEEGLAYAREAEEEGFDLIISRGGTSSLIEQHVKIPVVDIQEFGYDILRIMTMVKGFTGKAGIVGFPNITRGASTICNLLDIQVRTMTINHDLEVESKLQELKKDGFEVVIGDVITTEAAKRIGLNGILITSGKEAVLEALEDARRTHRLFSRLNNDLSFYKNILEKDERSIAVLNHDGEWLFQNQTWRSDFIHVDPKEIKEVESMIHQAKQENGEIKKSVLIEDDLWRFSAVTMKETIIFTAERLFNHRLTNSSFENLPFIEMVQEVPFIPISGHSESTQRVLKQIDQCKDIDEPVWIKSEEGNGKELIAQSIYLTRQEFENPFIVIHCHLISDDQLNQLIEEDFFQKVETSVYLRKVDALSLEAQRTLLSLVKQLQHTATGPKWILSSSPNIERLVDERKFDRDLYYQLARYVIEHPPLRERKEDIKNLIQLFISENHSRFGKQVVGVREDALELLIDYDWLGNVDELKQIIEQLVQESESYYIDLNHIQSILNRKRINGEDTVANDNGIKIEGTLEDIERKIIQKVLEEEDMNQSKAAERLGINRTTLWRKLK, encoded by the coding sequence ATGATAAAAGCTTTAGTAATAACTCCGTATGAAGGGTTAGTTGAAATCGTTAAAGAAGTTGCAGAAGAAGTAGATGACTTTGATATATACATAAAACAAGGGAATCTTGAAGAGGGATTAGCTTATGCTCGAGAAGCTGAGGAAGAAGGTTTTGACCTGATTATCAGTCGAGGAGGTACTTCTTCTCTGATTGAACAGCATGTGAAAATCCCTGTAGTTGATATCCAAGAATTTGGTTATGATATCCTGCGCATTATGACGATGGTGAAAGGTTTTACAGGAAAAGCGGGAATTGTTGGATTTCCAAACATTACGCGCGGAGCTTCAACGATATGTAATCTATTAGACATACAAGTGAGAACGATGACCATAAACCATGATCTAGAAGTAGAGTCCAAACTGCAAGAGCTAAAGAAGGATGGATTCGAAGTAGTTATTGGAGATGTTATAACAACGGAAGCTGCGAAAAGAATTGGGTTAAATGGGATTCTCATCACATCAGGTAAAGAAGCTGTGTTAGAAGCTCTGGAGGATGCGAGACGCACGCATCGCTTATTTTCCAGGCTTAACAATGACTTGTCTTTTTACAAAAATATCTTGGAAAAAGATGAACGCTCCATCGCAGTCCTGAATCATGATGGTGAATGGTTATTCCAGAACCAAACTTGGAGATCAGACTTCATTCATGTTGACCCGAAGGAGATCAAAGAAGTCGAGAGTATGATTCATCAAGCCAAACAAGAAAACGGGGAGATAAAGAAAAGTGTTCTCATTGAAGATGACCTTTGGAGGTTCTCTGCAGTAACGATGAAGGAAACCATAATCTTTACTGCAGAAAGACTGTTTAATCACCGTTTAACGAATTCGAGCTTTGAGAATTTGCCTTTTATTGAAATGGTGCAAGAAGTTCCATTTATCCCGATTTCAGGTCATAGTGAATCCACCCAAAGGGTATTGAAGCAGATTGATCAATGTAAGGACATAGATGAACCAGTATGGATTAAAAGTGAAGAAGGGAATGGGAAGGAACTCATCGCCCAATCCATTTATTTAACTCGTCAGGAATTCGAAAATCCGTTCATAGTGATTCACTGTCACTTAATTTCTGATGATCAACTGAATCAACTTATTGAAGAAGATTTTTTTCAAAAGGTTGAAACCAGCGTTTATTTACGGAAAGTGGATGCACTCTCGTTAGAAGCGCAGCGTACGTTGTTGTCATTAGTGAAACAGTTGCAACACACGGCAACTGGTCCTAAATGGATCCTATCTTCTTCTCCAAATATTGAACGCTTGGTTGATGAGAGGAAGTTTGACAGAGACCTCTATTATCAATTAGCTAGATATGTGATTGAGCATCCTCCTTTACGAGAAAGAAAAGAAGATATTAAAAATTTAATTCAATTATTTATTTCAGAAAACCATTCCAGGTTCGGAAAACAAGTAGTTGGTGTTAGAGAAGATGCATTAGAATTGCTGATCGATTATGACTGGTTAGGGAATGTAGACGAATTAAAACAAATCATTGAACAACTGGTTCAAGAATCTGAATCGTATTATATAGATCTTAATCATATCCAATCGATTTTGAACAGGAAACGAATAAATGGTGAGGATACTGTTGCAAACGACAACGGAATCAAGATTGAAGGTACTTTAGAAGATATTGAGAGGAAAATCATCCAAAAAGTGCTAGAAGAAGAAGATATGAACCAGTCTAAGGCTGCGGAGAGATTAGGGATTAACAGAACCACGCTTTGGCGTAAACTTAAATAG